The following are encoded together in the Planococcus antarcticus DSM 14505 genome:
- a CDS encoding glutamate synthase subunit beta, which translates to MGKPTGFMEYDRQTVKERQPAERTKDWNDYTIPLSDEEVEKQGARCMDCGVPTCHTGMDLDNVTTGCPVNHLIPEWNDLVYRGQWKEALHREHLKNNFPEFTGVACPAPCEGACVLGINEPPVAIRTVERSIIERGFEEGWVVPEPPKTRTGKKVAVIGSGPAGLAAAAQLNKAGHLVTVFEKSDRVGGLLTYGIPEMKLSYDMVQRRVNILEQEGITFITNVEVGKNYLSSKLKDDFEAVVMCTGSTVHRNIDVEGRELDGVHFAMDFLHDSTKSLLNSNFKDGNYISATDKNVIVIGGGDTGTDCLATSVRHECASLVQFDVYDKKGAIRDEKGNPWPQYPKVHRIEYGHKEAAATFGDDPRAYAVMTKKFVGDESGQIKEVHTVNVKLKIDEKGNRIREEIPGTEKVWKADLVLIAIGFSGPEQELIQQLELETEANSTVKAEYGKYTTSVEGVFAAGDVRRGQSLIVWAINEGREAARECDRFLMGTTVLP; encoded by the coding sequence ATGGGCAAACCAACTGGATTCATGGAATACGACAGACAAACAGTCAAAGAACGCCAACCTGCTGAACGGACAAAAGATTGGAACGACTATACAATCCCTCTATCAGATGAAGAAGTAGAGAAACAAGGTGCGCGCTGTATGGACTGTGGAGTGCCGACATGCCACACCGGAATGGATTTGGACAATGTGACGACCGGCTGTCCGGTGAATCATCTTATCCCTGAATGGAATGATCTGGTTTACCGCGGCCAATGGAAAGAAGCTTTACATCGTGAGCATCTGAAAAATAATTTCCCTGAATTTACTGGAGTGGCTTGTCCGGCACCTTGCGAAGGAGCATGCGTATTGGGTATCAACGAACCGCCTGTAGCTATCCGTACAGTGGAACGTTCCATCATCGAACGAGGGTTTGAGGAAGGTTGGGTTGTGCCGGAACCACCGAAAACACGGACCGGTAAAAAAGTCGCGGTAATCGGTTCAGGGCCAGCCGGACTTGCAGCGGCAGCGCAACTGAACAAAGCAGGGCATCTAGTAACCGTATTTGAGAAAAGCGACCGTGTGGGTGGCTTGTTGACATACGGAATTCCGGAGATGAAACTGTCCTACGATATGGTGCAGAGACGTGTCAATATTCTTGAGCAGGAAGGGATCACTTTTATCACCAATGTAGAGGTGGGGAAAAACTACCTTTCTTCAAAACTGAAGGATGATTTTGAGGCAGTCGTCATGTGCACCGGGTCAACTGTTCACCGCAATATCGATGTGGAAGGTCGTGAATTGGATGGCGTCCATTTTGCGATGGACTTCCTGCATGACAGCACAAAAAGTCTACTGAATTCGAATTTTAAAGACGGCAACTACATTTCGGCAACAGACAAGAACGTCATCGTCATTGGCGGCGGAGATACAGGAACTGATTGCTTAGCGACATCCGTCCGCCATGAATGTGCAAGCCTTGTTCAGTTTGATGTTTACGACAAAAAAGGTGCGATTCGCGACGAAAAAGGAAATCCGTGGCCTCAGTATCCGAAAGTTCACCGGATAGAATACGGCCATAAAGAAGCGGCTGCGACTTTTGGCGACGACCCAAGAGCTTATGCGGTCATGACAAAGAAATTTGTCGGCGATGAAAGCGGACAAATCAAAGAAGTGCATACTGTAAATGTGAAGTTAAAGATAGATGAAAAAGGCAACCGAATCCGCGAAGAAATTCCGGGCACTGAAAAGGTATGGAAAGCGGATCTTGTATTGATTGCCATCGGCTTCAGTGGACCTGAACAGGAACTGATTCAGCAGCTGGAGCTGGAAACAGAAGCGAATTCAACAGTGAAAGCGGAATATGGAAAATATACAACCAGCGTAGAAGGCGTTTTTGCAGCGGGAGATGTTCGTCGCGGTCAAAGTCTGATCGTTTGGGCTATCAATGAAGGCCGGGAAGCGGCACGTGAATGCGATCGTTTCCTGATGGGCACTACTGTATTGCCGTAA